Part of the Trichoplusia ni isolate ovarian cell line Hi5 chromosome 16, tn1, whole genome shotgun sequence genome, aagatattgtgataattttataatttaaaattactgacTGTTAgttataagattaataaatgtaatactatggaccaaattgttttatttcaactaCCTTTGTTCTATGGAAACAGCAAGACACCCAGCGGGCTCGTCGTTGCACATAAGTTATCCAAGTTCCTAACTTCATAACGTCAAGAAAGCATTAgaagtatatatttaaaagtattttaaagtaactttcATCTTGGTGAATTTAAGGTATGTACTTGGTAACTTCAAATTTTCTCTTGCTTCTATTATATATCTTAGTTATCTTGGTCCCCCTAAAATTGTAGGCGATAATCCTGGGAGTCACTAgaagctaaaattaaaaaagattccCGGGATTACGTTACAGTagttaaggtattttttttaatttttgtaataagcCCGAAAATATCGCCCCACGAAATCCTTCAAACATAAGTATTactattgaacaaaaataaatgcgcCTTTTGAATTGCTACGTAAAAGAAAGTAATGTAAAACTGTATATTCATTTCTGAACGCAACCGTAGAACGTCATTTGCGAAAtgttgtcaaaaataatattcctcaCATTTGAAGCATACACGTTAAATCTATCTTTGTCATACGAATAGCGTTAAACAAGAAAGCACTACCGGTGACGTTTACCATTCAACATCATAAACTGACGTTTCGCTGTGACTAATGGTTTATGTACATTCTattggattaaaataaatataaatgtttaagaCCCGAAGCCTTAACAATATTTAGGaagtttataaattacttaGGGTCTTAATGACGTGAAATCTACGTGCGGTGAACATAAAATTTGGTCAAAATGAAGTACGCGACGTCGCCCACTCCAAGTCTGAGTAACTATCCAAGGAGTACTTCTCCATTGCCAGCGCCGGCTAACTACCAGCAGACGACGGCCAGTGCGTCCGTCAAGCGGTATAAATACATCAAAAGACTCTTCCAGTTCAATCAGATGGACTTTGAGTTTGCTGCATGGCAAATGGTATACTTATTTGTGGCGCCACAGAAAGTCTTCAGAAATTTCAATTATAGGAAACGTAAGTAGCTAATTTAGGAGTTATTACCGAATTGTATGTGTTGCCAATATTGCTATTTAATAACCAAGCATTTCTACAATGTTAtcttaaaatacaattgttGAAGTTTTGAATACTTACTACTGCTACTGTTTTACGTTGTGCACGATGTACTCCAATCTATAAATtcaatcttttatttgaaatcaatattaataagtatttattcatATCTGTATCTGATCTAATAGTAGTATGGATACAATTTttgataacttatatcttaaaCATTATCATGATAAAGAATGACCTCTTAAACTGGagataatatttaagaaaagttAAGCTTAGTATTTTATACCTTTGTCATGACAAAACAATGAACTGATGCAACAATAGCAAACAAATGTGTAACTGATGTGTGTGTGACATTGTTGAACTATTgaatatatattacaaaaaatgcaaCTGActcctttttaattttgagtctTCATTTACCTGAGATTTCTCAATAAttgaatcatcatcattccGTTTAcactttttaaccgacttcaaaaaaaggaggaggttctcaattcgactgtattttttttttttttggatcagCACTTCatatcttcttccatacctttctgaAGTCACCAGTAACACTCTTTGTAGTTAATTCATATATATCTATTATCTTTATTCAGATATAATGTTGAAAAACAGGCGAACTACTGAGAGAAATAGGTAAATTGCTGACTCTTAAACAAAAGCTTTGTGGAAAACAAACTTCtggttataaatgaaaaaaatgtttatcataGAAGTTTTCACAACCAACGTCAACTAGAACTagtcattttaattaagctaAAATGTTAAATTGGTATGCTCAAGAAaacctttttatctttttaaattaaatagtgttttgttttaattaataaaaagatatcATTATGGTATTACAGATACAAAATCACAGTTTGCCAGAGATGACCCGGCTTTCCTAGTTCTACTCACAATATGGTTATTCTGTAAGTatgaatttaatacttattataaaacaaagcatATGAACATATTATGGTTACCATAACTCTGACACTCACTTGATGGTCCAGGAGGTGGAATAAGAGGCTGTAGTCCttggaaaaataattcaaaaaatctACAAACAAATGTTACAGCACCTCCTCTCTGCATAGTTATTCAAGCTTTAACTACAAAACTCTAGATAAAGTGCTAGCTTAAATGTCGAGAATCTCGATTGATTGAACAATTAAAAGGGCGTCAAAGATGCGCAATTCAGTCCTCTGTACCAtccatattaaataaatatatttaacatgtaTGTATGACCCTTGGCCATAGCTGTCTGAACCTCAGATGAACGGTCAGTTCTTATATCATTctgtaatactagctgttgcccgcaaccccatgggtagaaaatataagctatgatttataactgccctgttttttttcacattttccattgtatcttctctcctattagttgcagcgtgatggtttatagcctaaagccttcctcaatgaatggtctattcaacacaaaaataatttttcaatttggaccagtagttcctgacattagcgcgttccaacaaacaaactcttcaggtttatatattagtatagattaattgatattgtaatattatttaatatgcatGTTCCAGTATCATCAATATGCTTCGGGCTGGCGATGGACATGGACTCCTACGACATAGTGAAGTTCGTGCTGTACGTCATATTTGTAGATTTCATCGGCATCGGCCTTCTAGTTTCTACTATATTCTGGTAAGCATAACATTATGTACCTATAGTTTTCAAActgcaatttaatttttatgctaAAAGTTAATAAACTTCAATGAAAATTTGTTGAATGACTATATAAGCAACATTATTTGCGTAAGGGTTTAGTGGTGTTTGTTTCTTTGGACTAATtattaggatattttttaagaaattcgGCGGAGTGTTGGCAGCTAAAGGTTGAATAAAaagcaaagtatttttttataataactatcgtgagactgattcattattaaatgatgtaacggtttactcacgcgtatttatcggggtagcccgactagtttcggacccaaccggagtccttaatcatgagcagacgcggcggaactcgactcgcgatcccgccgcgtctgctcatgattaaggactccggttgggtccgaaactagtcgggctaccccgataaatacgcgtgagtaaaccgttacatcatttaataagcaaagtattggtaatatttaacattcaaaGTATCCAACACTCCCTACATCATCCTTCATCTCCATCACTGGCATGTTGCAGTAGACACCCTAAACGGAGttacaatattcaaaacaaatacgaTGTGTCCATATTGACTATCTATGTCCTTTACCAGGTACGCGAGCAACAAGTACTTGCGGCGCGACCCGAGCGGCCCAGACGTGGAGTGGGGCTACGCCTTCGACATCCACATCAACGCCTTCTTCCCCCCACTCTCGCTGCTGCACTGTATACTCATGCTGTTCTTTAGCGGTAAGTTCTATGGAAATACTTTTGCAGTATTTCcaataatagaaaaaagtaaCAGAGGAATGCCGCTactggacacaggcctcttcaAGCAAAAGTGTTCATGTGTTTTGTATCTGAGTCTGTCTTGGttagtttaaaagtttatagCGTACGCCTATACGTAATTTGGTTTGGTCCTTAAAAAGGTAATCAGTCATGATGTGACTAAATAAAGGACCAATATATTTAAGTGAAAAAACTTGTTTAACGTTGATTCTTATTCGCATTTTGCTTTTAGACtgagtttttaaacaaagagaCACACTAAGATTGTTCATCTTCATTCTTATAGTTTTCCCTTTTTAGGTTAGGTACTGGTACCTAACTAATTGGAATATGTTAGTACTGGTATGTAGTTAGGTTCTGGTTTGGTACCTACCTCATTGGAATATGCCtcttaatttcaaatttcagtAACAATTTCTCATTTTTTACTTCCAGACTATTACTTCCTGCGCGGCTTCGTGTCGTGTCTGGTCTCCAACACGTTCTGGTTGGCGGCTGTCTTCTACTACCTGTACATCACATTCCTGGGCTACAGCAGTAAGTGTACTCCCTAACACTACGTCATCACACAGCTCCACAACTAACATTCATGTTGACTTTCAGATTATGGCAAATGTCTTGACTCCGGTAAGTGTTGATTTTCTATGTTCAGTGGTAGAAGCGCTCTTTTAGCGCTTAACACACTGATTCTCAAAGTTATATAAAGCGCTTTTATAGGGTTGAgcgttattta contains:
- the LOC113502143 gene encoding protein unc-50 homolog isoform X2 translates to MKYATSPTPSLSNYPRSTSPLPAPANYQQTTASASVKRYKYIKRLFQFNQMDFEFAAWQMVYLFVAPQKVFRNFNYRKHTKSQFARDDPAFLVLLTIWLFLSSICFGLAMDMDSYDIVKFVLYVIFVDFIGIGLLVSTIFWYASNKYLRRDPSGPDVEWGYAFDIHINAFFPPLSLLHCILMLFFSDYYFLRGFVSCLVSNTFWLAAVFYYLYITFLGYSNIPMLQNTRVFLLPLPVLFLVYLITLLMSWNLGAVLVHFYYKTV
- the LOC113502143 gene encoding protein unc-50 homolog isoform X1 codes for the protein MKYATSPTPSLSNYPRSTSPLPAPANYQQTTASASVKRYKYIKRLFQFNQMDFEFAAWQMVYLFVAPQKVFRNFNYRKHTKSQFARDDPAFLVLLTIWLFLSSICFGLAMDMDSYDIVKFVLYVIFVDFIGIGLLVSTIFWYASNKYLRRDPSGPDVEWGYAFDIHINAFFPPLSLLHCILMLFFSDYYFLRGFVSCLVSNTFWLAAVFYYLYITFLGYSNYGKCLDSDIPMLQNTRVFLLPLPVLFLVYLITLLMSWNLGAVLVHFYYKTV